One genomic region from Prevotella sp. Rep29 encodes:
- a CDS encoding HD family phosphohydrolase, whose translation MLGFTRKRSFFWRDMATRALLVIIAATVIISVLPRNERSQIHFDVGKPWMQSAVIAKFQFPVYKSDEAIAAERDSIVNNFSPYYRIDTSIEKRSLDDFASMFGTESSSLLEGGFKYVIIQELHKIYEAGVMGQTEYARLAADTANTIRLIDGKDVSVVPITAVFSTKTAYERLFRNQLIAGQRQVVQGYDLNNFIKPNLVYDKRRNDAERDELLNSIIETDDMVMAGQKIIDKGEIVTPEIARVLTSLEREMVNRKASTGESDNRLWGQSLIVIILLTLFTTYLSLFRKDYFEKTGSLLMVYTLITLFPVIVSLLMRYIFFSVYILPLALLPIFIRIFLDSRTAFMAHTVMVLLCAVAVKYQYEFIIVELVAGLVAIFTLRELSRRSQLMYTVLFVTLAEMLTYYALQLIQTNQLIPEDRNIYLHFVFSGITLLIAYPLMLLIEKLFGFTSSVTLFELSDTNKDLLRRLSEVAPGTFQHAIMVGNLAAEIANKIGAKSLLVRTGALYHDIGKMENPVFFTENQAGLNPHEGLSEKESARIIIDHVTEGIKLAEQYHLPRVIKDFILTHHGAGQTKYFYIKYQQAHPDEEVDLQDFNYPGPNPSTREQAILMMADAVEAASRSLEEYSEENIATLVNKIIDGQVKDGFFTDCPITFHDINTAKQILIERLKSIYHTRIRYPERKEE comes from the coding sequence ATGTTAGGATTTACTCGTAAAAGAAGTTTTTTTTGGAGGGATATGGCAACGAGGGCATTGCTGGTCATCATTGCCGCAACAGTCATCATCAGCGTACTGCCACGGAATGAGCGGTCGCAGATTCATTTCGATGTCGGCAAGCCGTGGATGCAGAGTGCCGTAATCGCCAAATTCCAGTTCCCCGTTTACAAGTCAGACGAAGCCATCGCTGCTGAGCGAGATAGCATTGTCAACAATTTTTCTCCGTATTACCGCATCGACACAAGCATCGAGAAACGTTCGTTAGACGATTTTGCGTCAATGTTTGGCACCGAGAGTTCATCGCTGCTGGAGGGAGGATTCAAATATGTCATCATACAAGAGCTTCACAAGATATACGAGGCGGGTGTCATGGGACAAACGGAATATGCCCGACTGGCTGCTGACACGGCAAACACAATTCGCCTGATTGACGGGAAAGATGTCAGCGTCGTACCTATCACCGCTGTATTCAGTACAAAAACGGCTTATGAACGGCTTTTCAGAAACCAACTGATTGCAGGACAGCGACAGGTGGTCCAAGGCTACGACCTGAACAATTTCATCAAGCCCAACCTTGTTTATGACAAGCGGCGCAACGATGCCGAGCGCGACGAACTGCTCAACAGCATCATTGAGACAGACGACATGGTCATGGCTGGACAGAAAATCATCGACAAAGGAGAGATTGTCACCCCGGAGATTGCACGCGTCTTGACATCATTGGAGCGCGAGATGGTGAACAGAAAGGCAAGCACGGGCGAGTCTGACAACCGGTTGTGGGGACAGTCGCTCATCGTCATCATCCTATTGACCCTGTTTACGACCTACCTCTCACTCTTCAGGAAGGACTATTTTGAGAAGACTGGCAGTCTGTTGATGGTATATACGCTCATCACACTGTTTCCCGTCATCGTCTCGCTGCTGATGCGATACATCTTCTTCAGCGTATATATCTTGCCACTTGCGTTGCTTCCTATCTTTATCCGCATCTTTCTGGACTCGCGAACGGCATTCATGGCACACACAGTCATGGTATTGCTGTGTGCCGTAGCAGTGAAATACCAGTATGAGTTTATCATCGTAGAACTGGTAGCCGGACTAGTAGCCATCTTCACGCTGCGCGAGCTGTCACGCCGTTCACAGCTTATGTACACGGTGCTCTTCGTTACACTGGCGGAGATGTTGACCTATTATGCGCTGCAACTGATTCAAACCAATCAGCTCATCCCCGAAGACAGAAACATCTATCTGCATTTCGTATTCAGCGGCATCACGCTTCTGATTGCCTACCCGCTGATGTTGTTGATTGAGAAACTGTTTGGTTTCACATCGAGTGTGACCCTCTTCGAACTGAGTGACACGAACAAAGACCTTCTACGTCGGTTGAGCGAGGTGGCACCCGGCACGTTCCAGCACGCCATCATGGTGGGAAATCTTGCCGCAGAAATTGCCAATAAGATTGGAGCAAAGAGTCTGCTTGTGCGTACAGGAGCCCTTTATCACGACATCGGAAAGATGGAAAATCCCGTATTCTTCACGGAAAATCAGGCAGGACTGAATCCACACGAGGGCTTATCGGAGAAAGAAAGTGCGCGCATCATCATCGACCACGTGACGGAGGGAATCAAACTGGCTGAACAGTATCACCTTCCCCGGGTGATTAAGGATTTTATCCTGACCCACCATGGGGCTGGACAAACGAAATACTTCTATATCAAATACCAGCAAGCGCACCCCGATGAAGAGGTTGACCTGCAAGATTTCAACTATCCCGGACCCAACCCCTCCACTCGCGAACAAGCCATCCTGATGATGGCTGATGCCGTAGAGGCTGCCTCACGCTCACTGGAAGAGTATTCAGAAGAAAATATTGCGACGCTCGTCAACAAGATTATCGACGGACAAGTGAAGGATGGATTCTTCACAGATTGCCCCATCACGTTCCACGACATCAACACTGCCAAGCAAATACTGATTGAACGCCTGAAATCTATCTACCACACACGCATTCGCTATCCAGAGAGAAAAGAAGAATAA
- a CDS encoding 3-deoxy-D-manno-octulosonic acid transferase: MYNIVMYLYMLGVAVCSLFSEKVRKMWKGERAAFGELRRKVDPNARYVWFHAASLGEFEQGRPLMEQMRAMHPEYKILLTFFSPSGYEVRKNYEGADIICYLPLDTVLNARRFLRIIRPEMAFFIKYEFWYNYLHILKHRNVPVYSVSSIFREGQVFFKWYGRQYGRVLNCFTHFFVQNEKSKELLRQIKIHNVTVVGDTRFDRVLQIKEAAESLKNVEYFCQYNISNDPNPDDDEVVTACAGFVRPAGVFVAGSSWQPDEDIIIRYFRDKQLFGYRKWKLIIAPHVIDESHLQQIEQKLDGYKVVRYTKYDCYQFESADVLIVDCYGLLSSIYRYGDITYVGGGFGVGIHNVLEAAVWGKPVIFGPNNQRFQEAQGLKGVRGGFEIASYEDFQAVMDAFLSGQASREEAGTTAGEYVKSLGGATEKILSGIGM; encoded by the coding sequence ATGTATAACATCGTCATGTATCTTTATATGCTGGGCGTTGCGGTCTGCAGTCTTTTCAGCGAGAAAGTGAGAAAGATGTGGAAAGGCGAGCGTGCGGCTTTCGGCGAACTTCGCCGGAAAGTGGACCCCAACGCTAGATATGTGTGGTTCCATGCAGCGTCACTGGGAGAGTTCGAACAGGGTCGTCCGCTGATGGAGCAGATGCGAGCCATGCATCCGGAATACAAGATTCTGCTGACCTTCTTCTCACCGTCGGGATATGAAGTGCGGAAGAACTATGAGGGGGCTGACATTATATGCTATCTGCCGTTGGACACCGTGCTGAACGCCCGCCGCTTCCTGCGAATCATCCGTCCCGAAATGGCGTTTTTTATCAAGTACGAGTTCTGGTATAACTACCTGCACATCCTGAAACATCGCAACGTGCCCGTTTATAGCGTGAGCAGCATCTTCCGTGAAGGTCAGGTGTTCTTCAAATGGTACGGGCGGCAATACGGCAGGGTGCTCAATTGTTTCACTCATTTCTTCGTGCAGAACGAAAAGAGCAAGGAACTGCTCCGGCAAATCAAAATACACAACGTCACGGTCGTTGGAGACACCCGTTTCGACCGCGTGCTGCAAATCAAGGAGGCGGCAGAGAGTCTAAAAAACGTGGAGTACTTCTGCCAATACAACATTAGTAACGACCCCAATCCGGATGACGATGAAGTGGTTACGGCATGCGCAGGTTTTGTGCGCCCGGCTGGCGTCTTCGTCGCCGGCTCGTCGTGGCAGCCCGACGAGGATATCATCATCCGGTATTTCCGCGACAAACAGCTTTTCGGCTATAGGAAGTGGAAACTGATTATCGCTCCGCACGTCATTGACGAAAGCCACCTGCAGCAGATAGAGCAGAAGCTCGACGGCTACAAGGTGGTTCGCTACACGAAATACGACTGCTATCAGTTCGAATCGGCAGACGTGCTGATTGTTGATTGCTACGGATTGCTCTCCAGCATCTATCGCTATGGGGACATTACCTATGTCGGTGGAGGCTTCGGAGTGGGCATCCACAATGTGCTCGAAGCCGCCGTTTGGGGAAAGCCGGTCATCTTTGGTCCCAACAACCAACGCTTCCAGGAAGCACAGGGGCTGAAAGGCGTGCGGGGAGGCTTCGAGATAGCTTCCTACGAGGACTTCCAGGCAGTCATGGATGCCTTCCTCAGCGGACAGGCGTCAAGGGAAGAGGCTGGGACGACTGCAGGAGAATATGTGAAAAGTTTGGGCGGAGCGACGGAAAAAATACTGTCCGGCATCGGAATGTAA
- a CDS encoding Crp/Fnr family transcriptional regulator — MDIKTEKLMNVSLFEGYGREEIAQLLQQMPYRLRKKSKGEHIAYEDDELTDLLVLVEGKVHTTMVHNDGSEVVVDVIDCPFILAPASVYASDHHYPVNIIAETDCLLMYINGTEFSDMMHTHKQIMMNFIIIQSERIHFLSKRLREFALLSLKERVLYHMLKDDEPIKNVELLARRLSVSRSSLSRVLSELKDEGIVERTLNGIELRKEE, encoded by the coding sequence ATGGATATAAAGACAGAGAAATTGATGAACGTTTCTTTGTTCGAGGGGTATGGGCGTGAGGAAATCGCCCAACTGCTACAACAAATGCCTTACAGGCTTCGTAAGAAAAGTAAAGGTGAGCACATCGCATATGAGGATGATGAACTTACCGATCTGCTGGTACTTGTGGAAGGGAAGGTGCACACAACCATGGTACATAATGACGGCAGTGAGGTGGTCGTTGACGTGATTGACTGTCCGTTCATTCTGGCACCCGCCAGCGTGTATGCTTCCGATCATCATTATCCGGTGAACATCATTGCCGAAACCGATTGCCTGCTGATGTATATCAATGGCACGGAATTTTCGGATATGATGCACACTCACAAGCAAATCATGATGAACTTCATCATCATACAGAGTGAACGCATACATTTTCTTAGCAAACGCTTGAGAGAATTTGCATTGCTGTCGCTCAAGGAACGGGTACTCTATCACATGCTAAAAGATGATGAACCGATAAAGAATGTTGAACTCTTGGCGCGCCGACTGAGCGTGTCGCGTTCGTCACTCTCCCGTGTCCTCTCCGAACTGAAAGATGAAGGGATTGTCGAAAGAACCTTGAATGGGATAGAGCTGCGGAAGGAGGAATGA
- the rpmF gene encoding 50S ribosomal protein L32 → MAHPKRRQSKTRTRKRRTHDGAVAPTLAVCPNCGAYYVYHTVCPTCGYYRGKVAIVKDVE, encoded by the coding sequence ATGGCACATCCTAAAAGAAGACAGTCAAAGACTCGTACACGTAAAAGAAGAACCCATGACGGTGCTGTAGCACCCACATTGGCAGTATGTCCTAACTGTGGTGCATACTATGTTTACCATACGGTTTGTCCTACCTGTGGCTACTACAGAGGTAAGGTTGCGATTGTTAAGGACGTAGAATAA
- a CDS encoding DUF177 domain-containing protein, protein MQPDMCASDNYQIDLSVLEDGVHHREFHLDDAYFDRIGSDMLKGGSVDVALDVYRTGKTFKLDFHSNGEVTMTCDICLDDMQQPIDTDGSVIVRFGQEAATADDDSIVMGEGDTSLDLSWLMYEQIALAVPIRHVHAPGACNAAMAQKLEELTTPSARGGEATGEAAVDPRWEKLKGLKIKD, encoded by the coding sequence TTGCAGCCCGATATGTGTGCTTCAGACAATTATCAGATAGACTTGTCAGTATTGGAAGACGGTGTCCATCACCGTGAGTTTCATCTGGACGATGCCTATTTCGACCGCATCGGCAGCGACATGCTGAAGGGCGGTTCGGTGGATGTGGCGCTTGATGTCTATCGCACGGGCAAGACTTTTAAGTTGGATTTCCATTCCAATGGCGAGGTGACGATGACGTGTGACATTTGTCTGGACGACATGCAGCAGCCGATTGATACGGACGGCAGCGTGATAGTGAGGTTCGGTCAGGAGGCGGCAACGGCGGACGATGACAGCATCGTGATGGGCGAGGGTGATACCTCACTCGACCTGTCGTGGCTCATGTATGAGCAGATAGCGCTCGCCGTTCCCATACGCCACGTCCATGCGCCCGGAGCATGCAATGCGGCAATGGCGCAGAAGCTCGAGGAGCTGACCACGCCGTCGGCACGCGGTGGTGAAGCGACTGGCGAAGCGGCGGTCGATCCGCGATGGGAGAAGCTGAAAGGGCTTAAGATAAAAGATTAA
- the kbl gene encoding glycine C-acetyltransferase, protein MYGKMKEHLAQTLQEIKDAGLYKEERLIESQQQAAIQVKGKEVLNFCANNYLGLSNHPRLIEGAKKMMDRRGYGMSSVRFICGTQDIHKELEAAISDYFKTEDTILYAACFDANGGVFEPLFTEEDAIISDALNHASIIDGVRLCKAKRYRYANADMGELEKCLQEAQAQRFRIIVTDGVFSMDGNVAPMDKICDLAEKYDALVMVDESHSAGVVGATGHGVSEFYNTYGRVDIYTGTLGKSFGGALGGFTTGRKEIIDLLRQRSRPYLFSNSLAPAIIGASLEVFKMLKESNEIHDRLVENVNYFRDKMMAAGFDIKPTQSAICAVMLYDAKLSQVYAAKMQEEGIYVTGFYYPVVPKDQARIRVQISAGHNREQLDRCINAFIKVGKELGVLK, encoded by the coding sequence ATGTACGGAAAAATGAAAGAACATCTCGCACAGACCTTGCAGGAAATCAAGGATGCGGGACTTTACAAGGAAGAACGCCTGATTGAAAGTCAGCAGCAGGCTGCCATTCAGGTAAAAGGTAAGGAGGTCTTGAACTTTTGTGCGAACAACTATCTCGGGCTTTCCAATCATCCGCGCCTCATTGAGGGAGCGAAGAAGATGATGGATCGTCGCGGATATGGTATGTCGTCTGTCCGTTTCATCTGCGGAACACAGGATATTCACAAGGAGCTCGAAGCGGCTATCAGTGATTATTTCAAGACGGAAGACACGATTCTCTATGCTGCATGTTTCGATGCCAACGGTGGTGTGTTTGAACCGTTGTTCACGGAAGAGGATGCCATCATCAGCGACGCGCTGAATCATGCGTCTATCATTGACGGTGTGCGCCTGTGTAAGGCAAAGCGTTACCGTTATGCAAATGCCGATATGGGCGAACTGGAGAAATGTCTGCAGGAGGCTCAGGCACAGCGTTTCCGCATCATCGTGACCGACGGCGTGTTCTCGATGGACGGCAATGTGGCACCGATGGATAAGATTTGCGACCTGGCAGAGAAGTACGATGCCCTCGTGATGGTGGACGAAAGCCACTCGGCAGGTGTTGTCGGTGCGACGGGTCACGGTGTGAGTGAGTTCTACAACACTTACGGACGCGTGGATATCTATACCGGTACGCTCGGAAAGTCGTTCGGCGGTGCCCTCGGCGGATTCACTACCGGTCGCAAGGAGATTATCGACCTGCTGCGTCAGCGCTCCCGTCCCTATCTCTTCTCCAACTCTCTGGCTCCCGCCATTATCGGTGCCAGCCTCGAGGTGTTCAAGATGCTGAAAGAGAGCAATGAGATTCACGACCGCTTGGTGGAGAACGTGAACTATTTCCGCGACAAGATGATGGCTGCAGGCTTCGATATCAAGCCGACGCAGAGTGCCATCTGTGCCGTGATGCTCTACGATGCCAAGCTTTCTCAGGTGTATGCTGCGAAGATGCAGGAAGAGGGAATCTACGTGACGGGCTTCTACTACCCCGTGGTTCCGAAAGACCAGGCGCGTATCCGTGTGCAGATCAGTGCCGGACACAATCGCGAACAGCTTGACCGTTGCATCAATGCCTTTATCAAAGTGGGTAAAGAACTCGGTGTACTGAAATAG
- the gltX gene encoding glutamate--tRNA ligase, with protein MAERRVRVRFAPSPTGPLHIGGVRTALYNYLFARQHGGDFILRIEDTDSSRFVPGAEEYILESLRWLGLKFDEGVSFGGNFGPYRQSERREIYKTYVDQLLAEGKAYIAFDTPEELEQKRSEIENFQYDAKTRGSMRNSLTLSQPQVDGLIADGQQYVVRFKVEPGVPVVVNDLIRGEVRVMSDIIDDKVLWKSADELPTYHLANIVDDHLMEISHVIRGEEWLPSAPLHVLLYRAFGWEDTMPAFAHLSLLLKPEGKGKLSKRDGDRLGFPVFPLEWTDPKTDEVSSGFRESGYFPEAVVNFLALLGWNPGGEQEIFSLEELVKLFDVTKCQKSGARFDYQKGIWFNHEYILRKSNEEIADLFAPIVAGNGVDEPLSRVRVVVAMMKDRVNFVKELWPLCSFFFIPPAVYDEKTVRKRWKEDSAKVMGELAEVLEGIDDFSIEGQEPVVMKWVEEKGYKLGDVMNAFRLTLVGEGKGPGMFDISAFLGKEETIRRMKRAIDILQ; from the coding sequence ATGGCAGAAAGAAGAGTGAGGGTGCGCTTTGCACCGAGTCCCACGGGACCTTTACATATCGGCGGTGTGCGCACGGCTTTGTACAATTATCTGTTTGCCCGTCAGCATGGTGGTGACTTCATTTTGCGAATTGAAGACACCGACAGCAGTCGTTTTGTGCCTGGTGCCGAGGAGTATATTCTTGAGTCGTTGCGATGGCTGGGTTTAAAATTCGATGAGGGGGTGTCGTTCGGCGGCAATTTCGGTCCTTATCGTCAGAGCGAGCGCAGGGAAATCTATAAAACATACGTGGACCAGTTGCTGGCAGAAGGGAAAGCCTATATTGCTTTCGACACACCGGAAGAACTGGAGCAAAAGCGTAGCGAGATAGAAAACTTCCAGTATGATGCAAAGACTCGTGGCAGCATGCGTAACTCGCTGACATTGAGCCAGCCACAAGTGGACGGTCTGATAGCCGACGGTCAGCAGTATGTGGTGCGTTTCAAGGTAGAACCTGGCGTGCCGGTCGTGGTCAACGACCTGATTCGTGGTGAAGTCCGTGTGATGAGTGATATCATAGACGACAAGGTGTTGTGGAAAAGCGCTGACGAGCTGCCTACATATCATCTGGCAAATATAGTGGACGACCACCTGATGGAAATCTCTCACGTCATTCGTGGCGAAGAGTGGTTGCCGAGTGCTCCGCTGCATGTGTTGCTCTATCGTGCTTTCGGTTGGGAAGACACGATGCCGGCGTTTGCCCATCTGTCGCTTCTGCTGAAGCCGGAAGGGAAGGGCAAGTTGTCGAAACGTGACGGCGACCGCCTGGGCTTCCCGGTTTTCCCGCTGGAGTGGACAGACCCGAAGACCGACGAGGTGTCGAGTGGCTTCCGTGAGAGCGGTTACTTCCCTGAAGCAGTCGTCAATTTCCTTGCTCTGTTGGGGTGGAATCCCGGTGGAGAGCAAGAAATCTTCTCGCTGGAAGAACTCGTGAAACTGTTCGATGTCACCAAGTGTCAGAAGTCTGGTGCCCGTTTTGATTATCAGAAAGGCATCTGGTTCAACCACGAGTATATCCTGCGCAAGAGCAATGAGGAGATTGCCGACCTGTTTGCACCGATTGTTGCAGGCAATGGCGTTGACGAGCCGTTGAGCCGCGTCAGGGTAGTGGTCGCGATGATGAAAGACCGGGTCAACTTTGTGAAAGAGCTGTGGCCCTTGTGTTCATTCTTCTTCATTCCCCCTGCGGTTTATGACGAAAAGACGGTCAGGAAACGTTGGAAGGAGGATTCTGCGAAGGTCATGGGCGAATTGGCTGAAGTGCTGGAAGGTATAGACGACTTTTCCATCGAAGGACAGGAGCCTGTCGTGATGAAGTGGGTGGAAGAGAAAGGCTATAAGCTCGGTGATGTGATGAATGCTTTCCGCCTGACACTTGTGGGAGAAGGCAAGGGGCCGGGCATGTTTGATATTTCCGCTTTCCTCGGAAAAGAAGAGACGATAAGGCGGATGAAACGGGCAATTGACATCTTACAATAA
- the priA gene encoding primosomal protein N', whose protein sequence is MKYVEVILPLPLEGVFTYIVPPMLAERLLPGMRVLVPLGRSKHYTGVAVRMHEEAPGFDCKEIESVLDEQPVLLPEQLKLWEWVADYYLSPLGDVYKAALPAGLKAEDGYRPKTETRVRLSPDVYTASAVSQITESLKQTPAQLKLFQSFLNMARQRCSSEDFHAWLPSFSLTREELLNESRSTMATYRNLVKRKLLQPFEHEVGRLNKGGEPHFNQIKSLSEAQQQAYDEIVSLHRKKNVVLLHGVTSSGKTEIYIHLIRKAIDEGRQVLYLLPEIALTVQMMARLRKVFGNRLGIYHSKYSDAERVEIWQKQLSDDPYDVILGARSAVFLPFRKLGLVIVDEEHETSFKQQDPAPRYHARSAAIVLAAMYQKAKVVLGTATPSLESFYNAQSGKYGMVTLTTRYQDIRLPEIHVVDMKDRYHRKLTVGAFSNDLLEAVREALSAGEQVILFQNRRGFAPMVTCKDCGWVPKCQNCDVSLTYHKRLNALTCHYCGHTYFVPEKCPSCGSQEIRQRGIGTEKIEEQIGQLFPEARIARMDLDTTRTRSAYERIISDFSAGKTNLLIGTQMISKGLDFDHVSVVGIMNADSMLNYPDFRAYEYAFMMMTQVSGRAGRKGRRGRVILQTQQKELPVVSHIVNNDYLSCYKEILEERKMFRYPPFFRLIYAFVRHRHESVVERAAQTLAEQLRSWFGNRVLGPDKPSVAKVKTMHIRKIVLKIENGFDLAVARRCLWQAQAALEGDKRWSTVQIYFDVDPQ, encoded by the coding sequence ATGAAATACGTCGAAGTCATTCTCCCCCTTCCACTCGAAGGCGTTTTTACGTACATCGTTCCGCCGATGTTGGCAGAACGGTTGCTGCCAGGTATGCGCGTGCTGGTTCCACTCGGTCGCAGCAAACATTATACTGGTGTGGCGGTGCGGATGCATGAGGAGGCTCCCGGTTTCGACTGTAAAGAGATAGAGAGTGTGCTTGACGAGCAGCCAGTCCTGTTGCCCGAGCAGTTGAAGCTTTGGGAGTGGGTGGCTGATTATTATCTCTCTCCGCTCGGCGATGTGTATAAAGCCGCCCTTCCTGCAGGCTTGAAGGCAGAGGACGGCTATCGACCGAAAACGGAGACGAGAGTGCGCTTGTCACCGGATGTCTACACAGCATCAGCCGTCAGCCAGATAACGGAATCGCTGAAACAAACGCCCGCACAACTGAAACTGTTCCAAAGTTTTCTCAACATGGCACGACAGCGTTGCTCCAGCGAAGATTTCCATGCTTGGCTGCCCTCTTTCTCGCTGACCCGTGAGGAGCTTTTGAACGAGAGTCGGAGCACGATGGCCACCTATAGAAACCTCGTCAAGCGAAAACTCCTGCAACCTTTTGAGCATGAGGTGGGAAGACTCAACAAAGGAGGAGAACCGCATTTCAATCAGATTAAGTCTCTGAGCGAGGCACAGCAGCAGGCGTATGACGAAATTGTTTCGCTGCATCGGAAGAAGAATGTGGTGCTTTTGCATGGCGTGACATCATCGGGAAAGACGGAAATCTACATCCATCTCATTCGGAAAGCCATTGATGAGGGTCGGCAAGTGCTCTATCTCTTGCCGGAAATAGCCCTGACCGTGCAGATGATGGCGCGTCTTCGCAAGGTGTTTGGCAACCGGCTTGGCATCTATCACTCCAAATACAGCGATGCCGAGCGTGTGGAAATATGGCAGAAACAGCTTTCCGACGATCCTTATGACGTGATTCTTGGTGCCCGTTCGGCTGTTTTCCTGCCGTTCCGGAAACTTGGACTCGTGATTGTTGACGAGGAACACGAGACCTCTTTCAAGCAACAGGACCCGGCACCGCGCTACCATGCCCGTTCGGCTGCCATCGTCCTTGCCGCCATGTATCAGAAGGCAAAGGTGGTCTTGGGAACGGCGACGCCATCGCTTGAAAGCTTTTATAATGCCCAATCGGGGAAATATGGAATGGTAACGCTCACTACGCGCTATCAGGACATACGGTTGCCGGAGATACATGTGGTGGACATGAAAGACCGCTATCACCGCAAGTTGACGGTGGGAGCGTTCTCGAACGACTTGCTGGAGGCTGTTCGCGAGGCATTGTCGGCAGGCGAACAGGTCATTTTGTTTCAGAACCGGCGTGGTTTTGCGCCGATGGTCACCTGCAAGGATTGCGGATGGGTACCAAAATGTCAGAATTGCGATGTGTCGCTGACCTATCATAAGCGCCTGAATGCACTCACGTGCCACTATTGCGGGCACACCTATTTTGTACCGGAGAAGTGTCCTTCATGCGGCAGTCAGGAAATTCGGCAGCGCGGAATCGGTACCGAGAAGATTGAAGAACAAATCGGTCAGCTCTTTCCTGAGGCACGCATAGCCCGAATGGATTTGGATACGACCCGCACACGTAGTGCCTATGAGCGTATCATCAGCGACTTTTCCGCAGGGAAGACCAATCTGTTGATAGGTACTCAGATGATTTCGAAGGGCTTGGATTTCGACCACGTGTCGGTTGTAGGTATCATGAATGCAGACAGTATGCTCAATTATCCTGACTTCCGGGCATACGAATATGCGTTTATGATGATGACGCAGGTAAGCGGACGGGCAGGACGGAAAGGACGGCGTGGGCGTGTGATTCTGCAGACACAGCAAAAAGAACTTCCCGTCGTCAGCCATATTGTCAACAACGATTATCTGTCGTGCTATAAAGAAATATTGGAAGAACGGAAAATGTTTCGCTACCCACCGTTCTTCCGTTTGATTTATGCTTTCGTGCGGCATCGCCACGAGAGTGTGGTAGAGCGGGCAGCGCAGACGCTTGCCGAACAGCTTCGCTCGTGGTTCGGAAATCGTGTGTTAGGTCCCGACAAGCCTTCGGTTGCGAAAGTGAAGACCATGCATATCCGAAAGATTGTGCTTAAAATCGAAAATGGTTTTGACCTCGCTGTCGCTCGTCGCTGTCTCTGGCAGGCACAGGCTGCGTTGGAAGGCGACAAGCGTTGGAGCACAGTGCAGATTTATTTCGATGTAGATCCGCAATAA
- a CDS encoding beta-ketoacyl-ACP synthase III, whose protein sequence is MGKIKAVITGIGGYLPDYILDNEELSRMVDTNDEWITTRVGIKERHILTEEGLGTSYMARKAARQLIEKTGVDIDTVDALIVATTTADYRFPSTASIVLGRLGLKNAFAFDISCACCGFIYTLDLVANMIESGRYKKVILIGAEKMSSMTDYKDRATCPLFGDGAAAVLVEAKEDVEEGYIDSYFRTDGKGLPFLHMKAGGSVCPASHFTVDHRLHYIYQEGRTVYRFAVQNMSDDCLLIAERNGLTKDNLDWVVPHQANLRIIEAVAKRLELPDEKVIVNIERIGNSSAASIPLALWENEKRFKKGDNMILTAFGAGFVHGASYIKWGYDGDK, encoded by the coding sequence ATGGGAAAAATCAAGGCGGTAATCACCGGCATCGGCGGCTATCTGCCCGACTATATCCTTGACAACGAGGAGTTGTCGCGCATGGTGGACACCAATGACGAGTGGATTACGACGCGTGTAGGCATTAAGGAGCGCCACATCCTGACGGAAGAGGGGCTTGGCACTTCGTATATGGCGCGCAAAGCCGCCCGGCAGTTGATAGAGAAGACAGGTGTGGACATCGACACGGTTGATGCCCTCATCGTTGCCACGACGACTGCCGACTACCGTTTTCCGTCCACGGCATCCATCGTACTCGGCAGGCTCGGCTTGAAAAATGCCTTTGCTTTCGACATCTCGTGCGCTTGTTGCGGGTTTATCTATACCCTCGACTTGGTGGCAAACATGATTGAGAGCGGCAGATACAAGAAAGTCATCCTCATCGGTGCAGAGAAAATGTCGTCCATGACCGACTATAAAGACCGCGCCACGTGCCCGCTGTTCGGCGACGGAGCCGCAGCCGTGCTCGTAGAAGCCAAGGAAGACGTGGAAGAAGGATACATCGACTCCTATTTCCGCACCGATGGCAAGGGACTTCCCTTCCTGCACATGAAGGCAGGAGGATCGGTCTGTCCCGCTTCCCATTTCACGGTTGACCACCGTCTGCATTACATCTATCAGGAAGGGCGCACCGTCTATCGTTTTGCCGTGCAGAACATGAGCGACGACTGCCTGCTGATAGCAGAACGCAACGGACTGACGAAGGACAATCTCGACTGGGTCGTTCCCCATCAGGCGAACCTGCGCATCATCGAAGCCGTGGCAAAGCGTCTGGAACTGCCCGACGAGAAAGTGATTGTCAACATTGAGCGCATCGGCAACTCGAGTGCCGCATCCATCCCGCTGGCACTGTGGGAGAACGAGAAACGCTTCAAGAAGGGCGACAACATGATACTGACAGCCTTCGGAGCCGGCTTCGTGCATGGAGCATCCTACATCAAGTGGGGCTACGATGGCGATAAGTAG